One window of the Posidoniimonas polymericola genome contains the following:
- a CDS encoding serine O-acetyltransferase — MSTSLAGTAPTEHCPPSLSSVTDRAALDPSGASNQNPSGISLWQLLREDYQTHDNKLLEQGFWAIAVHRFGNWRMGIHNRVLRWPLSVLYKLLYRFVEWTCGISLPYTVRVGRQVRLWHHGGMILNAAAIGDRVQVRQNTTFGVVRTQHNFELPILEDDSDIGVGACILGEIRVGRGAVIGANAVVLKDVPDYAVAVGVPAVVVKQRTPPADESDS, encoded by the coding sequence ATGTCGACCTCACTCGCCGGGACCGCCCCGACCGAACACTGTCCGCCGTCGCTATCGTCGGTTACCGACCGCGCTGCGCTAGATCCATCGGGAGCGTCGAACCAAAATCCGTCGGGCATTTCGCTGTGGCAGCTACTCCGAGAGGACTACCAGACCCACGACAACAAACTGCTGGAACAAGGCTTCTGGGCGATCGCGGTCCACCGCTTTGGCAACTGGCGGATGGGGATTCACAATCGCGTGCTCCGCTGGCCGCTGTCGGTTCTCTACAAGCTCCTCTACCGGTTCGTCGAGTGGACCTGTGGTATAAGCCTTCCCTACACGGTCCGCGTGGGGCGGCAGGTGAGGCTGTGGCATCACGGCGGCATGATCCTTAACGCCGCGGCCATCGGCGATCGGGTCCAAGTGCGTCAGAACACCACCTTCGGCGTCGTTCGCACCCAGCACAACTTTGAACTACCGATCCTCGAAGACGACTCCGACATCGGGGTCGGCGCCTGCATCTTGGGCGAAATTCGCGTCGGGCGCGGAGCCGTGATCGGAGCCAACGCGGTCGTGCTCAAGGACGTTCCCGACTACGCGGTGGCGGTTGGCGTCCCGGCTGTCGTGGTGAAGCAACGCACCCCGCCCGCCGACGAGAGCGATTCATGA
- a CDS encoding sugar transferase: protein MAAPAINQAAENPHQHPHRDSQPLSRYGANLALDGVFWGPAVDPRPVYSLLKRLFDCAAGLTIIAVASPLLALIALVVKLCDGGPVFYLHKRVGLRGEEFTCLKFRSMRVGADAVKAQLQSQSQHTDTRSFKIAKDPRITFVGQFLRKTSLDELPQLFNVLEGSMSLVGPRPALPHEVEQYSGEDLRRLEVKPGITCIWQVSGRSNLPFPKQLELDIDYIERRSLALDMLLLVKTVRAVVSAEGAY, encoded by the coding sequence ATGGCTGCTCCCGCCATTAATCAGGCAGCCGAAAACCCCCACCAACATCCCCACCGCGACTCGCAGCCCCTTTCCCGTTATGGCGCTAACCTAGCGCTCGATGGGGTCTTTTGGGGTCCCGCTGTCGATCCAAGGCCCGTCTACAGCCTGCTGAAGCGGCTGTTTGACTGCGCGGCTGGCTTGACGATCATTGCGGTCGCGAGCCCGCTGCTCGCATTGATCGCGCTGGTCGTCAAGCTCTGCGACGGCGGGCCCGTCTTCTACTTGCACAAGCGAGTTGGATTGCGCGGCGAAGAGTTCACGTGTCTGAAGTTCCGATCGATGCGGGTCGGGGCGGACGCGGTCAAGGCTCAATTGCAGAGTCAGAGCCAACACACGGACACGCGGTCTTTTAAAATTGCCAAGGACCCCCGCATCACCTTCGTGGGTCAGTTCCTGCGGAAAACGAGCCTCGATGAACTGCCTCAGTTGTTCAACGTGCTGGAGGGATCGATGAGCCTTGTGGGCCCCCGCCCTGCGTTGCCGCACGAGGTAGAGCAGTACTCGGGTGAGGACCTGCGACGCCTGGAAGTGAAGCCAGGCATCACGTGCATTTGGCAGGTGTCCGGAAGGAGTAACCTGCCGTTCCCCAAGCAGCTGGAACTCGACATCGACTACATCGAGCGTCGCAGTTTGGCGTTGGACATGCTGCTGCTGGTCAAAACGGTCCGCGCCGTGGTGAGTGCAGAGGGCGCGTATTAG
- a CDS encoding WecB/TagA/CpsF family glycosyltransferase has product MTDGIGATSDQPSFSPPSANLFGIDIHQVDMPAAVRWATERMLSEWTGCELVFTPNVDHVVQLSHSRDLRDAYRSAGLVLADGWPIVTASRWLGKSLPCRVPGSEFVPQLLATSRSDRPARVFLLGGAEGVPEVAAERIVEQWPSVDIVGVDSPPFGFEHDDAEEERIVELVADAEPDLLVVGFGAPKQELWLARTRPRLHAKVAVAAGATIDFLAGRQTRAPRWVQRCRMEWLHRLATNPRRLAGRYLQDAIVFPQLVLRERSRR; this is encoded by the coding sequence ATGACCGATGGCATCGGGGCGACTAGCGACCAGCCTAGCTTCTCCCCGCCGAGTGCCAACCTCTTCGGTATCGACATCCACCAGGTCGACATGCCCGCCGCGGTTCGGTGGGCGACGGAGCGGATGCTATCCGAATGGACTGGGTGCGAGCTCGTGTTCACTCCAAACGTCGACCATGTGGTTCAGCTGAGCCACAGCCGGGACCTCCGGGACGCCTATCGGTCGGCCGGACTGGTTCTGGCGGACGGCTGGCCAATTGTCACGGCTTCGCGTTGGCTTGGAAAGTCGCTGCCTTGCCGTGTGCCGGGGTCAGAGTTCGTGCCCCAACTGTTGGCCACGTCGCGCAGCGACAGGCCGGCAAGGGTGTTCCTGCTCGGAGGCGCCGAGGGCGTGCCTGAGGTTGCAGCCGAGCGTATCGTTGAGCAGTGGCCCTCGGTCGACATCGTGGGCGTCGACAGCCCGCCGTTTGGGTTCGAGCACGACGATGCCGAGGAGGAGAGGATCGTCGAGCTGGTCGCGGACGCGGAGCCGGACTTGCTGGTGGTTGGGTTCGGCGCGCCAAAGCAGGAGCTGTGGCTCGCCCGGACGCGCCCGAGGCTCCACGCAAAGGTCGCGGTCGCAGCCGGCGCCACCATCGACTTCCTTGCCGGACGGCAAACCCGCGCGCCGCGCTGGGTGCAGCGGTGCCGGATGGAGTGGCTGCACCGGCTTGCGACCAATCCCCGCCGACTTGCCGGCAGGTACCTTCAAGACGCCATCGTCTTCCCGCAGCTGGTCCTCCGAGAGCGTTCACGCCGATAG
- a CDS encoding glycosyltransferase family 2 protein, producing the protein MIVNYRTAELTIQCLESLQPVLDECDYVSAYVVDNASGDDSPALIENAIRENDWRWARLVQAKRNGGFAYGNNVGMAAAEDDHETPFDAYWLLNSDTIVRPGALKALVDALDVECGVGIVGSRLEDPDGSAQISAFRFHTAGSELARGLNLGVWFRLFPSAEIAPAQDDARELADWVAGASMLIDRKVIDQVGLLDEDYFLYYEEVDYCLRARRLGWKTSYVSASRVVHLVGQSSNVTERSSAARRLPKYWFESRAKYFEKNYGRGARVLADVGWLAGHLLYRARRVLQNKHDQIPKRLVTDFILYNLSPLNRVH; encoded by the coding sequence GTGATTGTCAACTACCGAACCGCCGAATTGACGATTCAGTGCTTGGAGTCGCTCCAGCCGGTGCTTGATGAGTGCGACTATGTTTCTGCCTACGTCGTCGACAACGCCTCGGGGGACGATTCGCCAGCACTGATCGAGAACGCGATTCGCGAGAACGATTGGCGGTGGGCCCGGCTCGTCCAAGCCAAGCGAAACGGCGGGTTCGCCTACGGCAACAACGTTGGGATGGCGGCCGCCGAGGACGACCACGAGACTCCCTTCGACGCCTACTGGCTGCTGAACTCCGACACGATCGTCAGGCCTGGCGCCCTTAAGGCCCTGGTCGATGCACTCGACGTAGAGTGCGGCGTAGGGATCGTCGGCAGCCGCCTGGAAGACCCCGACGGCTCGGCGCAGATTTCAGCCTTCCGGTTTCACACCGCGGGGAGCGAGCTGGCACGGGGTCTCAACCTAGGCGTCTGGTTTCGCTTGTTCCCCTCGGCGGAAATTGCCCCGGCTCAGGACGACGCCCGTGAGCTGGCCGACTGGGTCGCCGGAGCCAGTATGCTGATTGACCGCAAGGTGATCGACCAGGTCGGACTGCTCGACGAGGACTACTTCCTGTACTACGAGGAGGTCGACTACTGCTTGCGGGCCAGGCGGCTGGGGTGGAAGACGAGCTACGTCTCGGCCAGCCGCGTTGTGCACCTAGTGGGTCAGAGCTCCAACGTCACCGAGCGTTCTAGCGCTGCCAGGCGGCTCCCCAAGTATTGGTTCGAGAGCCGGGCGAAGTACTTTGAGAAGAACTACGGCCGCGGCGCTCGGGTGCTGGCGGACGTTGGCTGGCTTGCGGGACACTTGCTGTACCGCGCCCGGCGTGTGCTCCAAAACAAACACGACCAGATCCCCAAACGCCTCGTCACCGACTTCATCCTCTACAATCTTTCGCCACTAAACCGCGTGCACTAG
- a CDS encoding glycosyltransferase family 2 protein produces MTLTLLINTMGFATACVTLLPALVFAGQCLLGVAASRRSSVWRVGPHRDAVASTRFAYLLPAHDEEQVIGDTLAAIFAQVEPGDEVVVVADNCSDATAEVARRSGASVVERTDLQRRGKGWALAAGRDYLKQQPPDVLVIVDADTLIGAGFARSLRACPQLRERPVQSTYVVSAADGDEVAGISALAFAVRNAVRPLGLRALGLPCLLNGSGMAIPWAIAVDAPLAGGHIGEEYRLSIDLVLEGHPTVYWPSAMVAGPLPTSDEVSAGQRRRWTHTSLTVMRDQIPRLLWGGLRRGEVAPLALAADLLVPPLTLLLLAHLAALVVTALLALVGGSFVPVMLVLTGLALVVSSVAAAATLFKFPAARRVQAAALTRYLRRHLAHGVEFFYRPHTHWNKTAREVVKD; encoded by the coding sequence ATGACTCTTACCCTCCTTATCAACACAATGGGCTTTGCCACGGCCTGTGTGACGCTGCTGCCCGCACTCGTGTTTGCCGGCCAGTGCCTGCTCGGCGTGGCAGCCAGTCGGCGCTCGAGCGTGTGGCGGGTAGGGCCGCACCGGGACGCCGTTGCATCGACACGCTTCGCCTACTTGTTGCCTGCGCATGACGAGGAGCAGGTAATCGGGGACACCCTGGCCGCGATCTTCGCGCAAGTAGAGCCGGGTGACGAGGTGGTGGTGGTCGCCGACAACTGCAGCGACGCCACCGCCGAAGTTGCGCGGCGGAGCGGGGCCTCGGTAGTCGAACGCACGGACCTGCAGAGGCGTGGCAAGGGCTGGGCGCTTGCCGCGGGTCGCGACTACCTCAAACAGCAGCCGCCCGATGTGCTGGTGATCGTCGACGCCGACACCCTCATTGGCGCCGGCTTCGCCCGCAGCCTGCGTGCTTGCCCCCAGCTGCGGGAACGGCCTGTGCAATCGACCTATGTTGTTTCCGCCGCCGACGGGGATGAGGTCGCTGGGATCTCGGCGCTTGCGTTCGCCGTCCGCAACGCGGTCCGCCCACTTGGGCTGCGTGCATTGGGGCTTCCTTGCCTGCTCAATGGGTCGGGAATGGCGATTCCCTGGGCGATTGCAGTTGACGCTCCGCTCGCCGGGGGGCACATCGGCGAGGAGTATCGGCTCTCGATCGACCTTGTGCTGGAGGGCCACCCGACTGTCTACTGGCCCAGCGCGATGGTGGCGGGCCCCCTGCCAACGTCGGACGAAGTCTCTGCGGGACAGAGGAGGCGATGGACGCACACCTCGCTTACCGTCATGCGTGATCAGATCCCGCGGTTGCTGTGGGGAGGTTTACGCCGTGGTGAGGTAGCGCCGCTAGCTCTGGCGGCCGACCTGCTGGTGCCGCCCCTAACGCTGCTGTTGCTGGCTCACTTGGCTGCGCTAGTTGTCACCGCTCTGCTCGCGTTGGTGGGCGGGTCCTTCGTGCCGGTGATGCTTGTTTTGACCGGCCTGGCCCTGGTGGTCTCTTCGGTTGCCGCGGCGGCGACACTGTTCAAATTTCCTGCCGCACGCAGGGTCCAGGCGGCGGCGCTAACTCGTTACCTGCGGCGACACCTTGCTCACGGGGTCGAATTCTTCTACCGCCCCCACACGCACTGGAACAAGACCGCACGGGAAGTCGTCAAGGACTAG
- a CDS encoding glycosyltransferase, protein MSVGIIAIGRNEGPRLAACLESLPLPRSRVVYVDSGSSDQSVATARALGVKVVQLDPGKPFSASRARQEGATMLLEAAPDTELLQFVDGDCELNPTWLEVGASFLAQHPEIVAVSGRRRECRPQQSLYNRFIDREWDSPIGEALSTGGDFLVRAAAYVQAGGFDPSVPAGEEPELCGRLRANGGKVWRLDHEMTLHDANMNSFSEWWRRQRRAGYGALDVERRFRLNLFTPWLKSAVFWNVVAPIALLTAAGVGFIVAGPLAASMVLIAGGVGLLLQVFRLAWKDKRRGSDWRSGFEYGILTMLSKLPIFLGILQGLGVWLRGSQSRLMEYKTAGVAPRSEGSILVPKSPQSDL, encoded by the coding sequence ATGAGCGTCGGCATCATCGCTATTGGCCGCAACGAGGGCCCTCGGCTCGCGGCGTGCTTAGAATCCCTTCCGCTTCCCCGATCGCGAGTAGTGTACGTCGACTCCGGCTCCAGCGATCAAAGCGTCGCAACAGCTCGGGCGTTGGGGGTAAAGGTGGTCCAGCTGGACCCGGGTAAACCATTCTCGGCATCCCGTGCTCGGCAGGAGGGTGCGACCATGCTGCTTGAAGCGGCCCCGGATACCGAGCTCCTGCAATTTGTCGATGGCGACTGCGAACTCAATCCAACGTGGCTGGAGGTCGGCGCCTCATTCTTAGCGCAGCACCCAGAGATTGTCGCGGTCTCCGGGCGACGACGCGAGTGCCGCCCACAGCAGTCGCTGTACAACCGGTTCATCGACCGAGAGTGGGACTCGCCAATCGGCGAGGCGCTCTCCACCGGCGGCGACTTCCTGGTTCGGGCGGCTGCGTACGTGCAGGCCGGTGGTTTCGACCCAAGCGTGCCCGCAGGCGAAGAGCCGGAACTCTGCGGCCGCCTCCGCGCGAACGGCGGCAAGGTCTGGCGACTCGACCACGAGATGACGCTTCACGACGCCAACATGAATTCTTTCTCGGAGTGGTGGCGGCGTCAGCGCCGTGCCGGTTACGGGGCGCTGGACGTGGAGCGACGATTCCGGCTCAACCTGTTTACCCCCTGGCTCAAGAGCGCCGTTTTCTGGAACGTTGTAGCGCCGATCGCCCTATTGACCGCCGCGGGCGTCGGCTTCATTGTCGCGGGCCCGCTTGCGGCCTCTATGGTTTTGATCGCGGGCGGCGTCGGCTTGCTGCTGCAGGTTTTCCGGCTGGCCTGGAAGGACAAGCGCCGCGGTTCCGACTGGCGGTCGGGATTTGAGTACGGCATTCTGACGATGCTCTCGAAACTGCCGATCTTTCTTGGGATCCTCCAGGGGCTGGGCGTCTGGCTGCGAGGGTCGCAATCGCGTTTGATGGAGTACAAGACGGCCGGCGTTGCCCCACGCTCGGAGGGCAGCATCCTGGTTCCGAAGTCCCCACAGAGCGACCTGTGA
- a CDS encoding glycosyltransferase family 4 protein: MSIRRIFYMAGPGNVLGTYECWKAGKPDPSQTSTTYSSQFFDLCRELDIEAYVVASNPNRALVRDGRFTIEHRPPPRPSSGIAYHAGWTVYASGLAATALRYRADVVLAMQTERLFPYLLNRAFGTRLIPSCHCVLWPKHGRPGHAASWFYRLDALVYRRFSRAVLSISQDVTDQIEQLCGDSHSPVYPFLPSYDDEIFEGVDAPSLSVPFRLLYAGRVERNKGVFELLDMMRYLTSRGFSEVELDLCGAGGALEELQKAVAKQGLTGRVTLHGHCDRGKMRRLIGESHCFVVPTRSDFVEGFNKVVAEAVLARRPVVTSDVCPALSVVADAAIAAPRDSGAGFGESVAKLVSNQLLYSSKVAACDRLRRQFMDPERSWKSAAKRALNIVD; the protein is encoded by the coding sequence GTGAGCATCCGCCGCATCTTTTACATGGCCGGCCCGGGAAACGTGCTGGGTACCTACGAATGTTGGAAGGCTGGAAAGCCCGACCCGAGCCAGACGAGCACCACGTACTCCTCACAGTTCTTTGACCTCTGCCGCGAGCTGGACATCGAGGCTTACGTCGTTGCTTCCAACCCCAACCGAGCTTTGGTTCGCGATGGACGGTTTACTATTGAACACCGCCCTCCCCCACGTCCGAGTAGTGGAATTGCGTACCACGCGGGCTGGACTGTATACGCATCTGGGCTAGCGGCAACGGCATTGCGCTACCGCGCTGACGTAGTCCTGGCTATGCAGACGGAGCGGCTTTTTCCTTACCTGCTCAACAGGGCATTTGGCACTCGGTTGATCCCGTCTTGCCACTGCGTGCTCTGGCCAAAGCACGGTCGCCCCGGTCACGCAGCGAGTTGGTTCTACCGACTTGACGCGCTGGTTTACCGCCGTTTTTCTCGCGCCGTTCTATCGATTTCCCAGGATGTGACCGATCAGATTGAGCAGTTGTGCGGAGATTCACACTCACCGGTTTATCCGTTTCTGCCGAGCTACGACGACGAGATCTTCGAAGGCGTCGACGCGCCCTCTCTCTCCGTCCCGTTTCGTCTCTTGTACGCCGGGCGCGTTGAACGGAACAAGGGAGTGTTTGAATTGCTTGATATGATGCGGTACCTAACGTCGCGCGGTTTTTCTGAAGTGGAGCTCGACCTATGCGGGGCAGGCGGGGCGCTCGAAGAGCTGCAGAAAGCGGTCGCCAAGCAAGGCCTGACAGGTCGGGTAACGCTGCACGGCCACTGCGACCGCGGAAAGATGCGTAGACTGATTGGAGAGTCGCACTGCTTCGTCGTGCCAACACGTTCCGACTTCGTTGAGGGCTTCAACAAAGTAGTCGCGGAGGCTGTGCTCGCGCGCAGGCCGGTCGTTACCTCCGATGTCTGCCCTGCCCTCTCGGTGGTGGCAGATGCCGCGATTGCCGCTCCGCGAGACAGCGGCGCCGGCTTCGGGGAATCGGTCGCCAAGCTGGTATCCAACCAATTGCTCTACTCTTCGAAGGTCGCAGCCTGCGACCGGTTGCGCAGGCAGTTCATGGATCCTGAACGCAGTTGGAAGTCCGCCGCGAAGCGGGCACTGAACATTGTGGACTAA
- a CDS encoding glycosyltransferase — MGVEVQRYSVRDTREELIDPEDERESELTKILFRPRAMLAAALTVAATRPLAFISACRRIWGLRSSSNAGLTKHAAYLAEACLLLRDAERSGVEHLHAHFGTNPTTVLMYCRFLGGPTYSFTVHGPEEFDGPLLISLPAKIESAAFVVAISSFCRSQLQRWCGYGDWSKIRIVRCGLDRLFLEQPVQPILESDRFVTVARLAEQKGLMTLIEACDLLMQDGQDFSLRLLGDGPFRELLEAEISRRGLSDRIALLGWQPGSRVLAEIQRASCMVLPSFAEGLPVVLMEALANARPVIATQIAGVPELVRHHESGWLVAAGDPQALFTAMRDAAGSEPGRLDTLGLAGREIVQRQHDARQEAAVLKRALEAAIESEV; from the coding sequence TTGGGGGTCGAGGTCCAGCGGTATTCTGTACGCGACACCCGCGAGGAGCTGATCGACCCAGAGGACGAACGCGAGAGCGAGCTGACAAAGATTCTGTTCCGCCCGCGGGCGATGCTCGCGGCGGCGTTGACGGTGGCGGCGACCCGTCCGCTTGCATTCATCTCAGCCTGCCGCCGAATCTGGGGACTGCGGAGCTCATCCAATGCAGGGCTCACAAAGCACGCGGCCTACCTTGCCGAGGCCTGCCTGCTCTTGAGGGACGCCGAGCGGAGTGGCGTCGAGCACCTGCACGCGCACTTTGGCACGAACCCAACCACTGTCTTGATGTACTGTCGTTTCCTCGGCGGCCCAACTTACAGTTTCACGGTTCACGGCCCGGAGGAGTTCGATGGTCCGCTGCTGATTTCGCTGCCTGCGAAGATTGAATCGGCGGCGTTTGTTGTTGCGATTAGCAGTTTCTGCCGCAGTCAACTGCAGCGATGGTGCGGATACGGCGACTGGTCGAAGATTCGAATCGTACGCTGCGGCCTTGATCGACTCTTCCTAGAGCAGCCGGTTCAGCCCATCTTGGAGTCGGATCGGTTTGTGACCGTGGCGCGGCTCGCAGAGCAAAAGGGCCTAATGACCCTGATCGAAGCCTGCGATCTACTGATGCAAGACGGTCAGGATTTTTCACTGCGACTTTTAGGGGACGGGCCTTTTCGCGAATTGCTCGAAGCAGAGATCTCCAGACGCGGTCTTTCCGACCGGATTGCGTTGCTTGGTTGGCAGCCGGGATCGCGAGTCTTGGCCGAGATCCAGCGGGCTAGCTGCATGGTGCTGCCGAGCTTTGCCGAGGGGCTCCCCGTGGTGCTCATGGAAGCCCTAGCGAATGCTCGCCCCGTTATTGCCACCCAGATCGCGGGCGTACCCGAGCTCGTGCGACACCACGAGAGCGGGTGGCTGGTCGCGGCGGGGGACCCGCAGGCGCTTTTCACCGCGATGCGAGACGCGGCAGGCTCCGAGCCAGGACGGCTCGACACGCTAGGGCTCGCGGGCAGAGAAATTGTGCAGCGTCAGCATGACGCGCGGCAAGAAGCGGCTGTTCTGAAGCGAGCCCTGGAGGCCGCGATCGAAAGCGAGGTTTAG